The Streptomonospora litoralis genome window below encodes:
- the pabB gene encoding aminodeoxychorismate synthase component I: protein MRPLLVDNHDSYTYNLFQLIAEVAGTEPDVWSNDDPRLARRGLSARPWIVVSPGPGHPARARDLGLLTDALRRAPDVPVLGVCLGHQALVHLAGGDVGAAPRPRHGYLSRIRHRARGLFAGIPQDFTAVRYHSLAARRPLPAELAATAFAEDGVVMAAEHTELPRWGVQFHPESVAGEYGRDLLANFRHLAGAVPRRRHGAAPGAGGSAAARSCSTGGGQARPATAPRPPPPHVRTLERAVDTEAAFARLHAASPYAFWLDSSRTGGTGRFSFLGDAGGDDGEVLTYRVGEGAVDVAPPAGAPIRREPGTIFDALRRRTPARPAAPTGLPFDFTGGYVGYLGYELKADCGGAAAHRSPLPDAVWLRCDRVVAVDHANDRTYLVARGAGARSWAEETARTLAALDPAPAPSAAAAPGGDLETLLERNREGYLTDVKECLARLEEGESYEICLTDRLRVPAPADGLAYYRRLRRAAPAPYAALLQLGGTAVYSASPERFLRIGADGTAESRPIKGTAPRAADRAEDARRAEELRTGAKTRAENLMIVDLLRNDLGRVCEVGSVEVPRFMYTESYSTVHQLVSTVRGRLRAGAHPVDAVRACFPGGSMTGAPKLRTMEIIDRLENSARGVYSGALGYLSHEGTADLSVVIRTAVAHDGTLTVGAGGAVVLDSDPQEEYAEMLLKAAVALSGR from the coding sequence ATGCGCCCCCTGCTCGTGGACAACCACGACTCCTACACCTACAACCTGTTCCAGCTGATCGCCGAGGTCGCCGGAACCGAACCCGACGTATGGAGCAACGACGACCCGCGCCTGGCGCGACGGGGACTGTCCGCTCGGCCCTGGATCGTGGTCTCGCCCGGTCCGGGGCACCCCGCGCGGGCGCGCGATCTCGGGCTGCTCACCGACGCGCTGCGCCGCGCCCCCGACGTGCCCGTCCTGGGCGTGTGCCTGGGCCACCAGGCCCTCGTCCACCTCGCCGGCGGCGACGTCGGAGCCGCACCGCGCCCCCGCCACGGCTACCTCAGCCGCATCCGCCACCGCGCCCGCGGGCTGTTCGCGGGCATTCCGCAGGACTTCACAGCCGTGCGCTACCACTCGCTGGCCGCCCGCCGTCCGCTGCCGGCCGAGCTGGCCGCGACCGCCTTCGCCGAGGACGGCGTCGTCATGGCCGCCGAGCACACCGAGCTGCCGCGGTGGGGTGTGCAGTTCCACCCCGAATCGGTGGCGGGCGAGTACGGGCGCGACCTCCTCGCCAACTTCCGGCACCTCGCCGGCGCGGTCCCGCGGCGCCGCCACGGCGCGGCCCCCGGCGCCGGCGGGTCGGCCGCCGCCCGGTCCTGCTCAACCGGCGGCGGCCAAGCGCGCCCGGCGACCGCGCCGCGCCCGCCACCGCCGCACGTGCGCACCCTGGAGCGCGCCGTGGACACCGAAGCCGCCTTCGCGCGGCTGCACGCCGCGAGCCCGTATGCGTTCTGGCTGGACAGCAGCCGCACCGGCGGCACCGGCCGGTTCTCCTTCCTCGGCGACGCCGGCGGAGACGACGGCGAGGTGCTGACCTACCGCGTCGGTGAGGGCGCCGTCGACGTCGCGCCGCCCGCCGGCGCCCCGATCCGGCGCGAACCCGGCACGATCTTCGACGCCCTGCGGCGGCGCACCCCCGCCCGCCCCGCCGCACCCACCGGACTGCCCTTCGACTTCACCGGCGGTTACGTGGGCTACCTCGGCTACGAGCTCAAGGCCGACTGCGGCGGCGCCGCGGCCCACCGCTCGCCCCTGCCCGACGCCGTCTGGCTGCGCTGCGACCGGGTGGTGGCGGTCGACCACGCGAACGACCGCACCTACCTCGTCGCCCGCGGCGCCGGCGCCCGGTCCTGGGCCGAGGAGACCGCCCGCACCCTGGCCGCGCTCGATCCGGCGCCTGCTCCCTCCGCCGCGGCGGCCCCCGGCGGCGACCTGGAAACGCTGCTGGAACGCAACCGGGAGGGCTATCTCACCGACGTCAAGGAGTGCCTGGCCCGCCTGGAGGAAGGCGAGAGCTACGAGATCTGCCTGACCGACCGGCTGCGCGTACCCGCCCCCGCCGACGGCCTGGCCTACTACCGGCGACTGCGCCGCGCCGCCCCCGCCCCCTACGCCGCGCTGCTGCAACTGGGCGGCACCGCGGTCTACAGCGCCTCGCCCGAGCGGTTCCTGCGCATCGGCGCCGACGGCACCGCGGAAAGCCGGCCCATCAAGGGCACGGCGCCGCGCGCCGCCGATCGGGCCGAGGACGCCCGCCGCGCAGAGGAGCTGCGCACCGGCGCGAAGACCCGCGCCGAGAACCTGATGATCGTGGATCTGCTGCGCAACGACCTCGGCCGCGTGTGCGAGGTCGGCAGCGTGGAGGTGCCGCGGTTCATGTACACCGAGTCCTACAGCACCGTCCACCAGCTCGTCTCCACCGTGCGCGGCCGCCTGCGCGCCGGGGCGCACCCCGTCGACGCCGTGCGGGCCTGCTTCCCCGGCGGGTCCATGACCGGCGCTCCCAAGCTGCGCACCATGGAGATCATCGACCGGCTGGAGAACTCCGCCCGCGGCGTCTACTCCGGCGCCCTGGGCTACCTCTCCCACGAGGGCACCGCCGACCTGAGCGTCGTCATCCGCACGGCCGTCGCGCACGACGGCACCTTGACGGTGGGCGCGGGCGGCGCCGTCGTGCTCGACTCCGATCCGCAGGAGGAGTACGCCGAGATGCTCCTCAAGGCCGCCGTCGCGCTCAGCGGCCGCTGA
- a CDS encoding RDD family protein, with the protein MPEPEDPRHPGGGPYPPPSAPDAPRSRPADPGRRMLAFAVDLVLTLVLFYVLFLLGMAASYGVVTGLGLPDNLVSVSVSATVVVAADAAALVCYHWLPLARRGQTLGKRLFGMRVVAADTGHLATTGRAAARAALHLLLLVPCLLGQVASGILLLTDEPVRRSALDRMTKTRVVEV; encoded by the coding sequence ATGCCCGAACCCGAGGACCCCCGGCACCCCGGCGGCGGCCCGTACCCTCCGCCCTCCGCCCCCGACGCGCCCCGATCGCGCCCGGCCGATCCGGGACGGCGCATGCTCGCCTTCGCCGTGGACCTGGTCCTGACGCTGGTGCTGTTCTACGTGCTGTTCCTGCTGGGCATGGCCGCCTCCTACGGCGTCGTGACCGGGCTGGGGCTGCCCGACAACCTGGTGTCGGTCAGTGTGTCGGCGACCGTCGTGGTCGCCGCCGACGCGGCCGCGCTCGTCTGCTACCACTGGCTGCCGCTGGCCCGCCGCGGCCAGACGCTGGGCAAACGGCTCTTCGGCATGCGCGTGGTCGCGGCCGACACCGGCCACCTGGCGACCACGGGCCGCGCGGCCGCCCGCGCGGCCCTGCACCTGCTGCTGCTGGTGCCGTGCCTGCTCGGTCAGGTCGCCAGCGGTATCCTGCTGCTCACCGACGAGCCCGTTCGCCGGTCCGCGCTGGACCGGATGACCAAAACGCGCGTCGTGGAGGTCTGA
- the eda gene encoding bifunctional 4-hydroxy-2-oxoglutarate aldolase/2-dehydro-3-deoxy-phosphogluconate aldolase, which produces MNPRSSDDLFALAPVIPVVVLSEAQTAVPLARALVAGGLPAVEVTLRTEAALEAVARIAAEVPEAVVGAGTVTSAEQADAAAEAGAAFLVSPGCTPGLYEAMSRTGLPALPGVATASEALALLELGVTAMKFFPAEAAGGRPYLKSLSGPLPQVRFCPTGGVTAESAADYLALPNVGCVGGTWLTPADAVSAGDWDRVESLARAAAALRPAG; this is translated from the coding sequence ATGAACCCGCGCAGCAGTGACGACCTCTTCGCGCTGGCGCCGGTGATCCCGGTGGTGGTGCTCTCCGAGGCGCAGACCGCCGTTCCGCTGGCCCGCGCGCTGGTCGCCGGCGGCCTGCCGGCCGTGGAGGTGACCCTGCGCACCGAGGCCGCGCTGGAGGCCGTCGCGCGCATCGCCGCCGAGGTCCCCGAGGCCGTAGTGGGCGCGGGCACGGTGACCTCGGCCGAGCAGGCCGACGCCGCCGCCGAGGCCGGGGCCGCGTTTCTGGTCTCGCCGGGCTGCACCCCCGGCCTGTACGAGGCGATGAGCCGGACCGGGCTGCCCGCGCTGCCGGGCGTGGCCACGGCCTCGGAGGCGCTGGCGCTGCTGGAGCTCGGGGTCACGGCGATGAAGTTCTTCCCCGCCGAGGCGGCGGGCGGGCGCCCGTATCTGAAGTCGCTGTCGGGCCCGCTGCCGCAGGTGCGGTTCTGCCCCACCGGCGGCGTCACCGCCGAATCCGCGGCCGACTATCTGGCGCTGCCCAACGTCGGCTGCGTGGGCGGCACCTGGCTCACCCCGGCCGACGCGGTCTCGGCGGGCGACTGGGACCGTGTGGAGTCCCTGGCACGCGCGGCGGCCGCGCTGCGTCCCGCCGGATGA